In Streptomyces longhuiensis, the following proteins share a genomic window:
- a CDS encoding RidA family protein → MSGIERINPPELSPPTGFSHAVTATGGRLVFLAGQTALDADGKITGDTLPEQFARALTNLLTALRHAGGTPDTLARVTVYATDIADYRTHARELGRIWRESAGRDYPAMAVIGTTRLWDEQALVELDGLAVLPD, encoded by the coding sequence GTGAGCGGCATCGAGCGGATCAACCCACCCGAACTCTCCCCGCCCACCGGTTTCTCGCACGCCGTCACCGCCACCGGCGGCCGCCTCGTCTTCCTCGCCGGCCAGACCGCCCTCGACGCGGACGGCAAGATCACCGGTGACACGCTCCCGGAGCAGTTCGCGCGCGCCCTGACCAACCTCCTCACCGCCCTGCGCCACGCGGGAGGCACCCCCGACACGCTCGCCCGCGTCACCGTCTACGCCACCGACATCGCCGACTACCGCACCCACGCCCGCGAACTCGGCCGAATCTGGCGTGAGTCGGCGGGCCGCGACTACCCGGCGATGGCGGTGATCGGCACGACCCGGCTGTGGGACGAGCAGGCTCTGGTGGAACTGGACGGCCTGGCGGTCCTGCCGGACTAG
- a CDS encoding NAD(P)-dependent alcohol dehydrogenase, which produces MKAVQYRTVGAAPEVVQIPVPAAGPGQVLLRMTAAGVCHSDIAVMSWPAEQLGFPLPLTLGHEGVGTVAAVGDGVTAVEAGDEVAVYGPWGCGTCAKCAEGKENYCLRAKELGIYPPGLGAPGAMAEYMVVDSPRHLVPLGGLDPVQAVPLTDAGLTPYHAIKRSLPKLVPGSAAVVIGTGGLGHVAIQLLRALSPAWVIALDVNEEKLALAREVGAHEAILSDAESVSVVRELTGGRGAEAVFDFVGAAPTVATAGGCVAVEGDVTIVGLGGGSLAVGFGTTPYEASVTAPYWGSRSELMEVLDLARAGVVSVHVETYGIDSAPTAYRRLHDGTVRGRAVILPQE; this is translated from the coding sequence ATGAAGGCCGTCCAGTACCGCACGGTGGGTGCCGCTCCCGAAGTCGTGCAGATCCCCGTACCCGCCGCCGGTCCCGGCCAGGTGCTGCTGCGGATGACTGCGGCCGGTGTCTGCCACTCCGACATCGCCGTGATGAGCTGGCCCGCCGAGCAGCTGGGCTTCCCCCTGCCGCTCACGCTGGGCCACGAGGGCGTCGGCACGGTCGCGGCGGTGGGTGACGGGGTGACGGCCGTCGAGGCCGGCGACGAGGTCGCCGTCTACGGGCCGTGGGGCTGCGGCACCTGCGCCAAGTGCGCGGAGGGCAAAGAGAATTACTGTCTGCGCGCCAAGGAACTCGGCATCTACCCGCCCGGCCTCGGCGCGCCCGGCGCCATGGCCGAGTACATGGTCGTGGACAGCCCCCGCCATCTCGTCCCGCTCGGCGGCCTCGACCCGGTGCAGGCGGTGCCGCTGACCGACGCCGGTCTGACGCCGTACCACGCGATCAAGCGGTCGCTGCCGAAGCTGGTGCCGGGGTCGGCGGCCGTCGTGATCGGCACGGGCGGGCTCGGGCACGTCGCGATCCAGCTCCTGCGCGCGCTGTCCCCGGCCTGGGTGATCGCGCTCGACGTGAACGAGGAGAAGCTGGCGCTCGCCCGTGAGGTGGGCGCCCATGAGGCGATCCTGTCGGACGCCGAGTCCGTGTCCGTCGTCAGGGAGTTGACCGGCGGCAGGGGCGCCGAGGCGGTCTTCGACTTCGTCGGGGCCGCGCCCACGGTGGCCACGGCGGGCGGCTGCGTGGCGGTCGAGGGCGATGTCACCATCGTCGGCCTCGGCGGCGGCAGCCTCGCGGTCGGCTTCGGCACCACACCGTACGAGGCGTCGGTGACCGCGCCGTACTGGGGCAGCCGCAGCGAGCTGATGGAGGTGCTCGACCTGGCGCGGGCCGGGGTCGTCTCCGTGCACGTGGAGACGTACGGCATCGACAGCGCGCCCACCGCCTACCGGCGGCTGCACGACGGGACCGTGCGTGGACGCGCGGTGATCCTGCCGCAGGAGTAG
- a CDS encoding helix-turn-helix domain-containing protein, protein MADDYLVRIGKLIRDARQHRGWTQSQLAEALGTSQSAVNRIERGNQNISLEMIARIGEALDSEIVSLGYSGPMHLRVVGGRRLSGSIDVKTSKNACVALLCASLLNRGRTVLRRVARIEEVYRLLEVLNSIGVRTRWINDGVDLEIVPPAALDMDAIDAVAARRTRSIIMFLGPLLHRLDHFKLPYAGGCDLGTRTIEPHMIALRRFGLDITATEGLYHAQVEAGVSPSRPIVLTERGDTVTENALLAAARHDGVTVIRNASSNYMVQDLCFFLEALGIRVEGIGTTTLTVHGVPQIDVDVDYSPSEDPVEAMSLLAAAVVTESELTVKRVPIEFLEIELAVLEEMGLDHDRSAEYFADNGRTRLLDLTVRPSKLEAPIDKIHPMPFPGLNIDNVPFFAAIAAAAQGKTLIHDWVYDNRAIYLTDLNRLGGRLQLLDPHRVLVEGPTRWRAAEMMCPPALRPAVVVLLAMMAAEGTSVLRNVYVINRGYEDLAERLNSVGAQIETFRDI, encoded by the coding sequence ATGGCAGACGACTACCTCGTACGTATCGGCAAGCTCATCCGTGACGCCCGTCAGCACCGGGGCTGGACACAGTCGCAGCTCGCCGAGGCGCTCGGTACCAGCCAGAGCGCCGTCAACCGCATCGAGCGCGGCAACCAGAACATCAGCCTTGAGATGATCGCCCGAATAGGCGAGGCGCTCGACAGTGAAATCGTCTCGCTGGGCTACTCGGGTCCGATGCACCTGCGCGTGGTCGGCGGCCGCCGCCTGTCCGGGTCGATCGACGTGAAGACGAGCAAGAACGCCTGCGTGGCGCTGCTGTGCGCCTCGCTCCTCAACAGGGGTCGCACGGTCCTGCGCCGCGTCGCCCGCATCGAGGAGGTCTACCGCCTCCTCGAGGTCCTGAACTCCATCGGTGTCCGCACCCGGTGGATCAACGACGGCGTGGACCTGGAGATCGTGCCGCCGGCCGCCCTCGACATGGACGCCATCGACGCGGTCGCCGCCCGCCGCACGCGCTCGATCATCATGTTCCTCGGCCCGCTCCTGCACCGCCTCGACCACTTCAAGCTGCCGTACGCGGGCGGCTGCGACCTCGGCACCCGCACCATCGAGCCGCACATGATCGCGCTGCGCCGGTTCGGCCTGGACATCACGGCGACCGAGGGGCTCTACCACGCGCAGGTCGAGGCGGGCGTCTCCCCCAGCCGCCCGATCGTGCTGACCGAGCGCGGCGACACCGTGACCGAGAACGCGCTGCTCGCGGCCGCCCGCCACGACGGCGTCACCGTCATCCGCAACGCGTCCTCGAACTACATGGTCCAGGACCTCTGCTTCTTCCTCGAGGCCCTGGGCATACGCGTCGAGGGCATCGGCACGACCACCCTCACCGTGCACGGCGTGCCGCAGATCGACGTCGACGTCGACTACTCGCCGTCCGAGGACCCGGTCGAGGCGATGAGCCTGCTGGCCGCCGCGGTGGTCACCGAGTCCGAACTGACGGTGAAGCGGGTGCCGATCGAGTTCCTGGAGATCGAGCTCGCGGTCCTGGAGGAGATGGGCCTCGACCACGACCGCTCGGCCGAGTACTTCGCGGACAACGGCCGTACGCGCCTGTTGGACCTCACCGTCCGGCCCTCCAAACTGGAGGCGCCGATCGACAAGATCCACCCGATGCCCTTCCCCGGCCTCAACATCGACAACGTGCCCTTCTTCGCGGCCATCGCGGCGGCGGCCCAGGGCAAGACCCTCATCCACGACTGGGTCTACGACAACCGCGCGATCTACCTCACGGACCTGAACCGGCTCGGCGGGCGCCTCCAGCTGCTCGACCCGCACCGCGTCCTCGTCGAGGGCCCGACGCGCTGGCGCGCCGCCGAGATGATGTGCCCGCCCGCACTGCGCCCCGCCGTCGTCGTGCTCCTCGCGATGATGGCCGCCGAGGGCACGTCCGTACTGCGCAACGTCTACGTGATCAACCGCGGCTACGAGGACCTGGCCGAGCGGCTCAACTCCGTTGGCGCACAGATCGAGACGTTCCGGGACATCTGA
- a CDS encoding IclR family transcriptional regulator produces the protein MTTTSGDDMLGRGLRLLTVLADHPAGLGVSAAARAAALPVSSAHRLLGRLAAERFVAYDEDTRRYALGARVLELSRGFQRSPAGYSAAAAPMRRLADRTGLPAIAGILHDTDVLLVLTAQGTQHLQLRSAEGTRNAWHATSLGKVLVAGLPERERDELLAADLSAVTARTVTDPAAVREELDAVRERGWAEVDEENEVGVRSIAVAVPPPHGQAPRLAVSLGAAVALTGADELRAHVPALRACAEDIAAHMDH, from the coding sequence GTGACCACGACGTCCGGCGACGACATGCTCGGCCGGGGCCTGCGACTCCTCACCGTGCTGGCCGACCATCCCGCGGGCCTGGGGGTGAGTGCCGCGGCCCGCGCCGCGGCGCTCCCGGTCAGCAGCGCCCACCGGCTCCTCGGCCGGCTCGCCGCCGAACGGTTCGTGGCGTACGACGAGGACACCCGGCGCTACGCGCTGGGGGCCAGGGTGCTCGAACTGTCGCGGGGCTTCCAGCGCTCACCGGCCGGCTACTCCGCGGCGGCGGCGCCGATGCGCAGGCTCGCCGACCGCACGGGCCTGCCCGCCATCGCGGGCATCCTCCACGACACGGACGTGCTGCTCGTCCTCACTGCGCAGGGCACGCAGCACCTTCAGCTGCGCAGCGCGGAGGGCACCCGTAACGCCTGGCACGCGACCTCGCTCGGCAAGGTCCTCGTCGCGGGCCTGCCCGAGCGGGAGCGCGACGAGTTGCTCGCGGCCGACCTGAGCGCGGTCACCGCCCGCACGGTGACCGATCCGGCGGCGGTCCGCGAGGAGCTCGACGCCGTGCGCGAGCGCGGCTGGGCCGAGGTCGACGAGGAGAACGAGGTCGGTGTCCGGTCGATCGCCGTCGCCGTGCCCCCGCCGCACGGACAGGCGCCGCGTCTGGCCGTCTCGCTCGGCGCGGCCGTCGCCCTGACCGGCGCCGACGAGCTGCGCGCGCACGTCCCGGCCCTGCGCGCGTGCGCGGAGGACATCGCGGCGCACATGGACCACTGA
- a CDS encoding 2-hydroxyacid dehydrogenase → MTDTDVLVPWSQLDQRHGPWPDGVRVHVWDGVTPASELPQDVLDAVEFWVMPYAVPDADRLLPRLPRLRAVQCLSAGVEKLQPRLPEDVTLHNGRGLHDASTAEHALGLILAAQRELPRWAADQVAGRWDPHFTRSLADSRVAIVGHGSIGSALETRLLACEAEVVRVARRARPDERVHAIADLPALLPGLDIVVLVLPENPATVGLFGPKEMAALPDGALVVNVGRGRTLDTEALLAETVTGRLRAALDVTDPEPLPADHALRHAPGVLITPHVAGGSAAFRPRAERLIVEQIRRWAAEEELLNPFPRP, encoded by the coding sequence ATGACCGATACCGACGTGCTCGTCCCCTGGTCGCAGCTCGACCAGCGCCACGGCCCCTGGCCCGACGGCGTCCGCGTCCACGTGTGGGACGGCGTGACGCCCGCGTCCGAACTCCCGCAAGACGTCCTGGACGCCGTGGAGTTCTGGGTCATGCCCTACGCGGTCCCCGACGCGGACCGGCTGCTGCCCCGGCTCCCGCGCCTGCGCGCCGTCCAGTGCCTCAGCGCCGGAGTCGAGAAGCTCCAGCCGCGGCTGCCCGAGGACGTCACCCTGCACAACGGCCGCGGCCTGCACGACGCCTCCACCGCGGAGCACGCCCTCGGCCTCATCCTCGCGGCCCAGCGCGAACTGCCCCGCTGGGCCGCCGACCAGGTGGCCGGCCGCTGGGACCCGCACTTCACGCGCTCGCTCGCCGACAGCCGCGTCGCGATCGTCGGCCACGGCTCGATCGGCTCGGCCCTGGAGACCCGGCTCCTCGCCTGCGAGGCCGAGGTCGTCCGCGTCGCCCGGCGCGCCCGCCCCGACGAGCGGGTCCACGCGATCGCCGACCTGCCCGCACTGCTCCCCGGCCTCGACATCGTGGTCCTCGTCCTGCCCGAGAACCCGGCCACGGTCGGCCTGTTCGGCCCGAAGGAAATGGCCGCACTGCCGGACGGCGCCCTCGTCGTCAACGTCGGCCGCGGCCGCACCCTCGACACCGAAGCTCTGCTCGCCGAGACCGTCACGGGCCGGCTGCGCGCCGCCCTCGACGTCACCGACCCTGAGCCCCTCCCGGCGGACCACGCGCTGCGTCACGCCCCCGGCGTCCTCATCACCCCGCACGTGGCCGGCGGCTCGGCGGCCTTCCGCCCGCGCGCCGAGCGCCTGATCGTGGAGCAGATACGCCGATGGGCCGCGGAAGAGGAACTGCTCAACCCCTTCCCGCGGCCCTGA
- a CDS encoding MFS transporter — MTAPSPSRPSTGGFWSSTRARHLIPVAFITYSLAYLDKSNYAIASAGGMADELHLSAGLDSLIAASFFLGYFFFQIPGTIYAEQRSARRLVAWSTVLWGLLAVVQGLLSSPGQLIAVRFALGVVEGAVLPSMVMLLSRWFTHGERGRANTLLILGNPVTVMWLSALSGWLVSVTDWRVMFIVEGVPSVVWGLFCLRLIKDRPEDAGWVAPAELEVLREDRASVPAASGNLREEYGRVLRSRPVLLMAVQYFFWSFGMYGFIFWLPSIVKKGSGEGIGATGLLTAVPYAFAVVAMLLNSRLSDRSGRRKAAVWPWLGVGGLALFGSYAAGSHFPVALALLVVAGLCLYAPYGPYFALVSTLAPAGVSGAAVALVNSFGALGSFAGTYLVGWVRGTSLGDAGAFAFMAAGALVSAALMLAVREPRPSGPRPGTVNRQPTAATTA; from the coding sequence ATGACAGCGCCGTCGCCCTCCCGGCCGTCCACCGGCGGCTTCTGGAGCTCGACCCGCGCCCGGCACCTGATACCGGTCGCGTTCATCACGTACTCGCTCGCCTATCTCGACAAGTCGAACTACGCGATCGCCTCCGCCGGCGGCATGGCCGACGAGCTGCATCTGTCCGCGGGCCTCGACTCGCTGATCGCCGCGTCGTTCTTCCTCGGCTACTTCTTCTTCCAGATCCCCGGCACGATCTACGCCGAGCAGCGCAGCGCGCGCCGGCTCGTCGCCTGGTCGACGGTGCTGTGGGGGCTGCTCGCCGTGGTACAGGGCCTGTTGAGCAGCCCCGGGCAGCTGATCGCCGTGCGGTTCGCGCTCGGTGTCGTCGAGGGCGCGGTGCTGCCGTCGATGGTGATGCTGCTCAGCCGCTGGTTCACGCACGGCGAGCGCGGCCGCGCCAACACCCTGCTCATCCTGGGCAATCCGGTCACCGTGATGTGGCTGTCCGCCCTGTCGGGCTGGCTGGTGTCGGTGACGGACTGGCGCGTGATGTTCATCGTCGAGGGTGTGCCCTCGGTCGTCTGGGGCCTGTTCTGTCTGCGGCTCATCAAGGACCGCCCCGAGGACGCCGGGTGGGTCGCCCCGGCCGAGCTGGAAGTCCTGCGCGAGGACCGCGCCTCCGTGCCCGCCGCCTCCGGGAACCTGCGCGAGGAGTACGGCAGGGTCCTGCGCTCGCGCCCCGTGCTGCTGATGGCCGTGCAGTACTTCTTCTGGTCGTTCGGCATGTACGGCTTCATCTTCTGGCTGCCGTCGATCGTGAAGAAGGGCTCGGGCGAGGGCATCGGCGCCACCGGTCTGCTGACCGCCGTGCCGTACGCCTTCGCGGTCGTCGCGATGCTGCTCAACTCGCGCCTGTCCGACCGCAGCGGGCGGCGCAAGGCGGCCGTGTGGCCCTGGCTCGGCGTCGGCGGCCTCGCCCTGTTCGGCTCGTACGCGGCCGGGTCCCACTTCCCCGTGGCGCTCGCGCTGCTCGTGGTGGCGGGCCTGTGTCTGTACGCGCCCTACGGCCCGTACTTCGCGCTCGTCTCCACGCTCGCCCCGGCGGGCGTCTCGGGCGCGGCGGTGGCGCTCGTCAACTCGTTCGGCGCGCTCGGCTCGTTCGCCGGGACGTATCTCGTGGGCTGGGTACGCGGCACCTCGCTCGGGGACGCGGGGGCCTTCGCGTTCATGGCGGCGGGCGCGCTGGTCTCGGCCGCGCTGATGCTGGCGGTGCGCGAGCCCCGTCCGTCCGGTCCCCGCCCGGGTACGGTGAACCGGCAGCCCACCGCTGCCACCACCGCCTGA